The following DNA comes from Cucumis sativus cultivar 9930 chromosome 7, Cucumber_9930_V3, whole genome shotgun sequence.
TATGCCCTTCCTATTCTTCTGATTCTGAACCAGAATGTATTCAAATCTGGTCTGAATCCCGCTCTTCAAAAATGGAGCAAGGGTGATGAAACGGCTCCTCAGAGCAACTTACCATCGAGATTGGCTCATATCTTTAATCCATTGTTTCTATTAAGATCCATAATGACTAAGGAGAGAATCATTTTTGGCCTAATTTCTGGTTCGATTTTCATCTTCTGCACTGTAGTGTTTTATTATCTATATGGTTGGGAATTCCTGCACGAGGCGTTACTCTATCATCTTACACGCACTGACCCAAGGCACAATTTCTCAATATATTTCTATCACATCTATCTTCACCATGAACACGAGTTCTCGGTTGTGGAGAAGCTCATCTCATTTCTGCCTCAGTTAGTAGTGCAGCTTGTTCTCGTTTTATCATTTGCTCAAGATCTTCCATTCTGCTGGTTTGCACAGACAGTTGCATTTGTGGCATTCAACAAGGTTCATTTCGAAATCCATCTTTTGATCTTATCATATGTTACAGATAGAGTTTAAGACTCCTGtcaaaatgtgtttttttccCCCTGATCAATACTCAATTGTCTTGATGAGTATGAATTTTTAAGAAACTCTTCATATTTGATCAACAGGTAATCACAgcacaatattttgtttggttctTCTGTCTTCTACCTTTGATTCTTCCTTGGAGTAAGATGAAGCTCAAATGGAAAGGCGTTTTATCAGTATCAATCTGGACGGGAGCACAGCTTCATTGGCTGATGTGGGGTTATTTGTTGGAGTTCAAAGGAAAGAATGTGCTGATTCAACTATGGATAGCAAGCATCTTGTTCTTGGCGGCAAACACAACCGCTTTGAGCTTAATCATCCACCAACACAAGCCCTCTACACTTTTCGTGCTACCCGAAACGGCAGTTGACAATGCGAAGA
Coding sequences within:
- the LOC101213770 gene encoding GPI mannosyltransferase 1 yields the protein MASFSFGSLLILSAIFRFVLILYGEWQDANMEVRYTDVDYIVFSDAASLMASGKSPYLRSTYRYSPLLAFLLIPNTIFHRCWGKFLFSAADLLVGYFIRTILKKRGVPENLCIGSVMVWLFNPFTFTIGTRGNCEPLVCAMVLKILLCLMNGQLLQAAFWYGLVVHFRIYPIIYALPILLILNQNVFKSGLNPALQKWSKGDETAPQSNLPSRLAHIFNPLFLLRSIMTKERIIFGLISGSIFIFCTVVFYYLYGWEFLHEALLYHLTRTDPRHNFSIYFYHIYLHHEHEFSVVEKLISFLPQLVVQLVLVLSFAQDLPFCWFAQTVAFVAFNKVITAQYFVWFFCLLPLILPWSKMKLKWKGVLSVSIWTGAQLHWLMWGYLLEFKGKNVLIQLWIASILFLAANTTALSLIIHQHKPSTLFVLPETAVDNAKKSKKCK